In a genomic window of Thermosynechococcus sp. CL-1:
- a CDS encoding glycosyltransferase family 2 protein, which translates to MPENSWPENSFYNEADPLDELLSEWVDAPESPPLQPRSEGRRRKAFLALSLIWGSTIALHLIVGGIWLIYALTLLMSWQTLRYWRAKPQTLPALEATESVQPMVSLVVAAKNEEAVIGRLVKNLCRLDYPHYEVWIIDDNSSDRTPDILSELQKQYPHLKVLRRLPGAGGGKSGALNQVLPLTRGEIIGVFDADATVPQDLLQQVVNRFQVASVGAVQVRKAISNADINLLTQGQAAEMILDAYYQQQRVACGGMGELRGNGQFVRRQALERCGGWNEETITDDLDLSLKLHLHGWQIDVLMNPAVQEEGVTTLVALWHQRNRWGEGGYQSYLDYWQPLLRNRLGWQKSWDVLCWFLIKYAIPTATIPDLLMALLRHRSPMLVPLTTLSFTLSMVGMLRGIPQTQSLGIWQLFWQSLRGTLYMLHWLPVVSTTTLRMAVRAKRLKWVKTVHHGI; encoded by the coding sequence ATGCCGGAGAATTCCTGGCCCGAAAACAGTTTCTACAACGAAGCCGATCCCCTCGACGAACTCCTGTCGGAGTGGGTTGATGCCCCAGAGAGTCCTCCATTACAACCGCGTTCTGAGGGTCGCCGTCGCAAGGCTTTCCTAGCGCTCTCTCTGATTTGGGGGAGCACGATCGCCCTGCATCTGATTGTGGGTGGCATTTGGCTGATCTATGCCCTAACGCTGCTCATGAGCTGGCAAACACTGCGCTACTGGCGAGCTAAGCCGCAAACGCTACCTGCATTAGAGGCCACAGAAAGTGTGCAGCCAATGGTGTCTTTGGTGGTAGCGGCGAAAAATGAAGAGGCGGTGATTGGTCGCCTCGTCAAAAACCTTTGCCGCTTGGATTATCCCCACTACGAGGTGTGGATTATTGATGACAACAGTAGCGATCGCACCCCCGATATTTTGAGTGAACTACAAAAGCAATATCCTCACCTCAAAGTGCTGCGGCGGCTGCCGGGGGCGGGCGGGGGTAAGTCCGGTGCCCTCAATCAAGTCCTGCCCTTGACACGGGGAGAAATTATTGGCGTCTTTGATGCCGATGCCACCGTACCCCAAGATCTACTGCAACAGGTGGTCAACCGCTTTCAGGTGGCCAGTGTTGGCGCGGTGCAAGTGCGCAAAGCAATTAGTAATGCCGACATCAATTTGCTGACCCAAGGCCAAGCGGCAGAAATGATCCTCGATGCCTACTATCAACAGCAGCGGGTGGCCTGTGGCGGTATGGGCGAACTGCGGGGCAATGGCCAATTTGTGCGGCGGCAAGCTCTAGAGCGCTGTGGTGGCTGGAATGAAGAAACCATTACTGACGATCTGGATCTCAGTCTGAAGCTGCATCTCCACGGTTGGCAGATTGACGTGCTGATGAATCCAGCGGTACAGGAAGAAGGCGTGACCACACTCGTGGCACTGTGGCACCAACGCAATCGCTGGGGCGAGGGCGGCTACCAAAGCTATCTCGACTACTGGCAACCCTTGCTGCGCAATCGCCTTGGCTGGCAAAAAAGCTGGGATGTGCTCTGCTGGTTTTTGATCAAATACGCCATTCCCACGGCCACAATTCCCGACCTGCTGATGGCTCTACTGCGTCACCGCAGCCCGATGCTAGTACCCCTGACGACACTGAGCTTTACGCTTTCAATGGTGGGGATGCTGCGAGGGATTCCTCAAACGCAGTCGCTGGGGATTTGGCAACTATTTTGGCAGAGTTTGCGGGGTACCCTCTACATGCTCCATTGGTTGCCTGTGGTGAGTACAACAACACTGCGTATGGCCGTACGCGCCAAGCGTCTTAAGTGGGTAAAAACCGTGCACCACGGCATCTAA
- a CDS encoding PstS family phosphate ABC transporter substrate-binding protein — translation MSRNSNLLPLLVSLVLTCGLLGVGAVLVIRLLGNQNPLEQVTENLGVPQSTPEMAAANFSDVSNVPSGTFQYGGSTTWAPIRRDVDPLIQSAWPNFRLRYTNPPTGTPGSGSGIRMVLNNQLAFAQSSRPLNPQERQQAQSQGIKLLELPVAIDGIAIAVNPNLQIPGLTVQQVVDIYTGKLTNWSQVGGPNLAITPFSRRLEDGGTVEFFVQDVLGNQPFSPKVVMVRDTTDALRRVGATSGGIYYASAPEIVGQCSVRPLPLGRQPNQYVPPYQEPYVDSAQCPQRRNTLNYRAFQEGSYPITRRLFVIAKDDNSPDAQAGRAYAALLLTDQGQATIEKAGYVRLR, via the coding sequence ATGTCTCGCAATAGCAACCTGCTGCCTTTGCTGGTGTCTCTTGTCCTCACCTGTGGTCTATTGGGGGTGGGGGCGGTGCTCGTGATTCGGTTACTGGGCAATCAAAATCCCCTTGAACAGGTGACTGAAAACTTGGGGGTACCCCAGAGTACGCCAGAGATGGCGGCTGCGAATTTCAGCGATGTCAGCAATGTTCCCAGTGGTACGTTTCAATACGGGGGCAGTACGACGTGGGCACCGATTCGCCGCGATGTCGATCCCCTGATTCAGTCAGCTTGGCCCAATTTTCGCCTGCGCTACACCAACCCCCCCACCGGCACGCCAGGCTCGGGCAGTGGCATTCGCATGGTTCTCAATAATCAACTTGCCTTTGCCCAGTCCTCGCGCCCCCTCAATCCACAGGAGCGGCAGCAGGCGCAGAGTCAAGGGATAAAATTGCTGGAACTACCGGTGGCGATCGATGGCATCGCGATCGCTGTCAATCCCAACCTCCAGATTCCCGGTCTCACTGTGCAACAAGTGGTTGATATTTACACGGGCAAACTGACGAACTGGAGCCAAGTGGGCGGTCCGAATCTAGCCATTACTCCCTTTTCACGGCGGCTGGAAGATGGCGGAACGGTAGAGTTTTTCGTCCAAGATGTCTTGGGGAACCAGCCATTCAGTCCCAAGGTGGTGATGGTGCGGGATACCACAGATGCCCTACGGCGGGTGGGGGCAACCTCCGGCGGCATTTACTATGCCTCGGCACCGGAAATTGTTGGTCAGTGCAGTGTGCGACCCTTGCCTTTGGGGCGGCAGCCCAATCAGTACGTTCCTCCCTATCAGGAACCCTATGTGGATTCTGCCCAATGTCCACAGCGGCGGAATACATTGAACTATCGTGCCTTTCAGGAGGGCAGTTACCCCATTACCCGTCGCCTGTTTGTCATTGCCAAGGATGACAATAGCCCGGATGCCCAAGCCGGTCGTGCCTATGCAGCCCTGTTATTAACGGATCAGGGTCAAGCCACAATTGAAAAAGCCGGCTATGTCCGCTTGCGCTAG
- a CDS encoding Tab2/Atab2 family RNA-binding protein, whose product MSCWQVDLYRRPLRTPSGLDLWELVICDPEENFYYTAFCPEPLVSSSWLATEFKSCGQPLPQRVQVFRPQSLGLVEVVCQELNLPLEATRRTPALKHYLCQRAQAYPSLKTYTGEAYDPLAIEQPPPLPLPEDIWGDSWQFAAITPPDLAQLMQYPLRILAFEMAMLPEALGLAPDTLIPGIILYGGRKSLKLARWFQEQLPYRLEFVPGRPCGVVLHSGLRDRWVFLTFDNAEISQAGELFRDRLRATQGLHFLLIQPTPNDTTYTALWLLQPLE is encoded by the coding sequence ATGTCCTGTTGGCAAGTTGACCTTTACCGTCGGCCTTTGCGTACCCCCAGTGGCCTTGATCTGTGGGAACTCGTGATTTGTGACCCTGAGGAAAATTTTTACTACACGGCTTTTTGCCCAGAACCCCTCGTGAGCAGTTCATGGCTGGCCACAGAGTTCAAAAGTTGCGGGCAGCCCCTACCGCAGCGGGTACAGGTTTTTCGTCCCCAGAGTTTAGGCCTCGTGGAAGTGGTTTGCCAAGAACTCAACCTTCCCCTCGAAGCCACCCGCCGCACCCCGGCTCTAAAGCACTACCTGTGCCAACGTGCTCAGGCGTATCCCAGTCTAAAAACCTACACCGGTGAAGCCTACGATCCATTGGCCATTGAGCAGCCGCCGCCATTGCCCCTGCCCGAGGATATTTGGGGAGATTCTTGGCAGTTTGCAGCAATTACTCCCCCCGACTTGGCACAACTGATGCAATATCCGCTGCGGATTCTGGCCTTTGAAATGGCAATGTTGCCAGAGGCTTTGGGCTTGGCTCCCGATACGTTGATTCCGGGAATTATTCTCTATGGCGGTCGCAAGTCCCTGAAGCTGGCGCGGTGGTTCCAAGAGCAACTGCCCTATCGCTTAGAGTTTGTGCCGGGGCGACCCTGTGGGGTGGTGTTGCACAGCGGCTTGCGCGATCGCTGGGTCTTTTTGACGTTTGACAATGCTGAGATTTCCCAAGCGGGAGAACTCTTTCGCGATCGCCTGCGCGCCACTCAGGGTCTGCACTTTCTCCTCATCCAACCGACTCCCAATGACACCACCTACACGGCTCTCTGGCTGCTCCAACCCCTTGAATAG
- the cydB gene encoding cytochrome d ubiquinol oxidase subunit II — protein sequence MEPNPLAPLEHFLPQVWFFILGLFLFLYILLDGFDLGIGILSLTSSDERRRNILMTSLGNVWDANETWLVLMGGSLFGAFPLAYATILNALYLPAVIMVVGLILRAVSFEFRENANNKRVWNLAFGIGSFLAALGQGFAVGTVFEGIKVDAAGHFAGGMWDWLTWHSVLVALTLIQGYVLIGSTYLIYKTTGELQQTHYRTATIAAWTTFIGAVLITISAPIFHEHLRAQLFQPPLFYIFAAIPILGVLLIFLLLRSLQKREEVMPLVWTFLLFLLSFIGLGFVIFPNIIPPSVTIYEASASPSAQVFMLIFVAFLIPIMLAYNLYNYLVFRGKVVA from the coding sequence ATGGAACCGAATCCCCTTGCACCCTTGGAGCACTTTTTGCCGCAGGTATGGTTTTTTATCCTAGGGTTGTTCCTCTTTCTCTACATTCTCCTAGATGGCTTTGACCTAGGCATTGGCATTCTCTCCCTCACCAGTAGCGATGAACGGCGCCGCAATATCCTCATGACCAGCCTTGGCAATGTTTGGGATGCCAATGAGACGTGGTTGGTGCTGATGGGTGGGTCGCTCTTTGGTGCTTTTCCCTTGGCCTATGCCACCATCCTCAATGCCCTTTACCTACCCGCAGTGATTATGGTGGTGGGGCTAATTTTGCGGGCAGTGTCCTTTGAGTTTCGCGAGAATGCCAATAATAAACGGGTGTGGAACCTTGCCTTTGGCATTGGCAGTTTTTTGGCCGCCTTGGGGCAGGGCTTTGCGGTGGGCACTGTTTTTGAGGGCATCAAAGTAGATGCTGCGGGTCACTTTGCGGGCGGCATGTGGGATTGGCTGACGTGGCACTCGGTGTTGGTGGCACTGACGCTGATTCAGGGCTATGTGCTGATTGGGTCAACCTATCTGATTTACAAAACCACAGGTGAGTTGCAGCAAACCCACTACCGCACGGCCACGATTGCAGCTTGGACAACGTTTATCGGTGCTGTGTTGATTACCATTAGCGCCCCCATTTTCCATGAGCACCTGCGTGCCCAACTGTTTCAGCCACCGTTATTCTACATTTTTGCCGCGATTCCCATTTTGGGGGTGTTGCTGATTTTTCTATTGCTGCGTAGTTTACAAAAGCGTGAAGAAGTCATGCCCTTGGTGTGGACGTTTTTACTGTTTCTCCTGTCATTTATTGGCTTGGGCTTTGTGATTTTTCCGAACATCATTCCCCCCAGCGTCACCATTTACGAAGCTTCAGCCTCTCCCAGTGCCCAAGTCTTTATGCTGATTTTCGTCGCTTTCTTAATCCCGATTATGCTGGCTTATAACCTCTATAATTACCTCGTCTTTCGTGGCAAAGTTGTGGCCTAG
- a CDS encoding cytochrome ubiquinol oxidase subunit I: MTLASLDTVVLSRWQFALTAIFHMLWPVLTTGMSIYLVVIEGLWLKTKNLTYYHHARFWSKLYILNFGIGVASGLPMAFQFGLNWAPFSEAVGDFFGTVLGFEGTMAFMLEASFLGIMIFGWQRVPPVMHWISTICVAFGANLSTFWILSANSWLQTPAGGVFVEGKFRVQDYFQAIANPFMVKSFFHMFFATLETSLFVIGGISAWYLLQNRLPNFFTKSLKVVLVMALVIAPLQVFVGHLSAEQVYHYQPAKLAAMEALWETVPAGTPADWSVIALPNEAAQANSLEVKIPGLLSYLLELKPQLDTPILGLKEWNASDRPHLIGLIYYSFRLMVAIGLYLAALVILTVFVWWRTGLEGDRLRNYQWLWWGWISAGPLGYLAVEAGWIVRCVGRQPWIVYGQLRTAEAASNLPPQVVLFSLSGLVALYTIFFFAALFFGSRIIQKGPNVALPVPGLHNAEQLEIRIKLAEHQPDRRPLETQQ, translated from the coding sequence ATGACCTTGGCTAGTCTCGATACCGTTGTTCTCTCCCGTTGGCAATTTGCCCTCACAGCCATTTTCCATATGCTCTGGCCCGTCCTCACCACGGGGATGAGCATTTATCTCGTGGTCATTGAGGGACTGTGGCTAAAAACCAAAAACCTGACCTACTATCACCATGCTCGCTTTTGGTCAAAGCTGTATATCCTCAACTTCGGGATTGGCGTGGCTTCCGGGTTGCCCATGGCCTTTCAATTTGGCCTCAACTGGGCACCCTTCTCAGAAGCAGTGGGGGATTTCTTCGGTACCGTCTTGGGGTTTGAGGGCACCATGGCCTTCATGCTGGAAGCCAGCTTCTTGGGCATTATGATTTTTGGCTGGCAACGGGTACCGCCAGTGATGCACTGGATTTCGACCATCTGTGTCGCCTTTGGTGCCAATCTCTCCACCTTCTGGATTCTCTCGGCCAACTCATGGCTGCAAACCCCTGCGGGGGGCGTCTTTGTCGAGGGTAAGTTCCGCGTTCAAGACTACTTCCAAGCCATTGCCAACCCCTTCATGGTCAAGAGTTTTTTCCACATGTTCTTTGCCACCCTAGAAACCTCGCTGTTTGTTATTGGCGGCATTAGTGCTTGGTATCTACTGCAAAACCGCCTGCCCAATTTCTTCACGAAATCCCTGAAGGTGGTGTTGGTGATGGCCTTGGTGATTGCCCCCCTACAGGTGTTTGTCGGTCACCTCAGTGCTGAGCAGGTCTATCACTACCAACCCGCCAAATTAGCCGCCATGGAAGCCCTGTGGGAAACGGTGCCAGCGGGTACACCTGCGGACTGGAGTGTGATTGCCTTACCCAATGAGGCCGCCCAAGCAAATAGCTTGGAAGTGAAAATTCCCGGCCTGCTGAGCTACCTACTGGAGTTGAAACCGCAGTTAGACACACCGATCTTGGGCTTGAAGGAGTGGAACGCTAGCGATCGCCCCCATTTGATTGGCCTGATTTACTATTCCTTTCGCCTGATGGTGGCCATTGGTCTGTACCTCGCGGCTCTCGTGATCCTCACTGTTTTTGTCTGGTGGCGCACTGGCCTCGAGGGCGATCGCCTGCGCAATTACCAGTGGCTCTGGTGGGGCTGGATCTCTGCAGGACCCTTGGGATACCTTGCCGTCGAAGCCGGTTGGATTGTCCGCTGTGTCGGGCGTCAACCGTGGATTGTCTATGGCCAGTTGCGGACAGCAGAAGCGGCCTCCAATTTACCGCCCCAAGTGGTGCTTTTTTCCCTTAGTGGCTTGGTTGCCCTGTACACCATTTTCTTCTTTGCGGCTCTTTTCTTTGGCAGTCGCATCATCCAAAAAGGCCCCAATGTTGCCTTGCCGGTGCCGGGGCTGCACAATGCTGAACAACTGGAAATCCGCATCAAACTAGCAGAGCACCAACCGGATCGCCGTCCCCTAGAAACTCAACAATAA
- the gcvP gene encoding aminomethyl-transferring glycine dehydrogenase, whose amino-acid sequence MVSSLPQLEINLETDAEFVARHIGITPNDLPKMLTLLGYGSLKELITAVIPPEIRLQRPLALGEGLSETAALQKLRTLAQQNQVWRSYIGMGYYNCITPAVIQRNILENPGWYTQYTPYQAEIAQGRLEALLNFQTLVSDLTGLPIANASLLDEATAAAEAMTLSLNACRQKGANRFLVAQDSHPQTLAVLRTRALPLGIEIVPIDPIASELPWENAFGLLLQYPASDGAVRSPEALIAAAHERGLLVTVATDLLALTLLTPPGELGADIAVGSSQRFGVPLGYGGPHAAFFAIREDFKRQLPGRLVGVSHDALGQKALRLALQTREQHIRREKATSNICTAQVLLAVVASMYAVYHGAAGLRQIAERIHQRAVTLAAGLAAAGYPLYHSEFFDTLRIGLGNLPVQVLKERAAAAQINLHYFEDGSVGISLDETTTEKDVADLLALFGTSPAAVAAGDRLPPTLKRQSAYLQHPVFQDYHSEHALLRYIHRLQAKDLSLTTSMIPLGSCTMKLNATAEMLPISWPEFNQLHPFAPAEQAQGYQQLFRELEAMLAEITGFDAISLQPNAGSQGEYAGLLVIRQYHHSRGESQRNVCLIPTSAHGTNPASAVMAGMQVVAVNCDAEGNIDVADLAAKAETYSDRLGALMITYPSTHGVFETGIRQICEIIHRYGGQVYMDGANMNAQVGLCRPADFGADVCHLNLHKTFCIPHGGGGPGVGPIGVKAHLAPFLPTTQLIPQGSEIRPVTAAPWGSASILPISWMYITLMGGVGLTRATAIAILNANYIAKRLEPYYPVLYKGAHGLVAHECILDLRPLKKSAGIEVEDIAKRLMDYGFHAPTISWPVPGTLMIEPTESETKAELDRFCEAMIAIRAEIAEIEAGVSDRQQNPLKNAPHPALMLATEPWPYPYSRQVAAYPAPWLREYKFWPAVARIDNAYGDRHLLCTCAVPMTTADS is encoded by the coding sequence ATGGTTAGTTCACTGCCCCAACTGGAGATCAACTTAGAGACCGATGCCGAATTTGTCGCGCGGCACATTGGTATCACGCCCAACGATCTTCCCAAAATGTTGACCCTGTTGGGGTATGGCAGCCTCAAGGAGCTGATCACTGCCGTCATTCCCCCGGAAATTCGCTTGCAACGCCCTCTCGCTCTGGGTGAAGGTCTCAGTGAAACAGCAGCCCTGCAAAAATTACGCACCCTTGCCCAGCAAAACCAAGTTTGGCGCAGCTACATCGGCATGGGCTATTACAACTGCATTACGCCGGCGGTAATTCAGCGCAACATTCTGGAAAACCCCGGCTGGTACACCCAGTACACCCCTTACCAAGCGGAAATTGCCCAAGGACGCCTCGAAGCCCTCCTCAACTTTCAAACCCTTGTCAGCGATCTAACGGGCTTGCCCATTGCCAATGCCTCTCTCCTTGATGAGGCGACGGCTGCCGCCGAAGCCATGACGCTGAGCTTGAATGCCTGCCGTCAAAAGGGAGCCAACCGCTTCTTGGTGGCGCAGGATAGCCATCCCCAAACCCTAGCAGTGCTGCGCACCCGTGCCCTGCCCCTTGGCATTGAGATTGTACCCATTGACCCGATCGCCAGTGAATTGCCTTGGGAGAATGCCTTTGGCCTGCTCTTGCAATATCCCGCCAGCGATGGTGCGGTGCGATCGCCTGAAGCCCTGATTGCCGCTGCCCATGAACGGGGACTCTTGGTGACGGTGGCCACTGATTTGCTGGCCTTGACATTGCTGACACCGCCGGGAGAATTGGGGGCGGATATTGCCGTCGGCAGCTCCCAGCGTTTTGGTGTGCCCTTGGGCTATGGGGGGCCTCACGCCGCCTTCTTTGCCATCCGGGAAGACTTTAAGCGGCAATTACCCGGACGACTAGTGGGGGTTTCCCACGATGCCTTGGGTCAAAAAGCATTGCGCCTTGCCCTGCAAACCCGTGAGCAGCATATCCGCCGCGAAAAGGCCACCAGTAACATCTGCACTGCCCAAGTTCTCCTCGCAGTTGTTGCCAGTATGTACGCCGTCTATCATGGAGCCGCGGGGCTGCGGCAAATCGCTGAGCGCATCCATCAACGGGCAGTGACCCTAGCAGCAGGCTTAGCAGCAGCGGGCTATCCACTCTACCATTCTGAGTTTTTTGACACCCTACGCATTGGCTTGGGGAACCTGCCAGTACAGGTGCTCAAGGAGCGGGCGGCAGCGGCGCAAATCAACCTGCATTACTTTGAGGATGGCAGTGTCGGCATCAGTTTGGATGAGACCACTACCGAGAAAGATGTGGCGGATTTACTGGCGCTCTTTGGCACAAGTCCTGCGGCGGTTGCCGCGGGCGATCGCCTGCCGCCAACCCTGAAACGCCAATCTGCTTACCTGCAGCACCCCGTCTTTCAGGACTACCACAGCGAACACGCCCTGCTGCGCTACATTCACCGCCTTCAGGCCAAGGATCTCTCCCTCACCACCTCGATGATTCCCCTTGGCTCCTGCACCATGAAGCTCAATGCCACTGCGGAAATGCTGCCCATCAGTTGGCCAGAATTCAATCAACTGCATCCCTTTGCCCCGGCTGAGCAAGCCCAAGGCTATCAGCAGCTGTTCCGTGAGCTAGAGGCAATGCTGGCAGAAATTACCGGCTTTGATGCCATTTCCCTACAACCCAATGCCGGTTCCCAAGGGGAATATGCCGGACTCTTGGTGATTCGCCAATACCACCACAGCCGCGGCGAAAGCCAGCGCAATGTGTGTTTGATTCCCACCTCTGCCCATGGCACCAACCCTGCCAGTGCGGTCATGGCTGGCATGCAGGTGGTGGCAGTCAATTGCGATGCCGAGGGCAATATTGATGTGGCGGATCTGGCGGCCAAGGCGGAAACCTATAGCGATCGCCTAGGGGCCTTGATGATCACCTATCCCTCGACCCACGGCGTCTTTGAAACGGGAATTCGCCAAATTTGTGAGATCATCCATCGCTACGGCGGTCAAGTCTATATGGATGGTGCCAATATGAATGCCCAAGTGGGGCTGTGCCGTCCGGCGGACTTTGGTGCCGATGTCTGCCATCTCAACCTCCACAAAACCTTTTGTATTCCCCACGGCGGCGGTGGGCCGGGGGTGGGACCCATCGGGGTCAAGGCGCATTTAGCCCCCTTCTTGCCAACCACACAGCTGATTCCCCAAGGATCGGAAATTCGCCCGGTGACTGCCGCCCCTTGGGGCAGTGCCAGTATTTTGCCGATTTCGTGGATGTACATTACCCTGATGGGGGGGGTGGGGTTGACACGCGCCACCGCAATTGCCATCCTCAATGCTAACTACATTGCCAAACGCCTTGAACCCTACTACCCGGTTCTCTACAAAGGTGCCCACGGTTTGGTGGCCCACGAGTGCATTCTTGATCTGCGTCCGCTGAAAAAATCCGCGGGAATTGAGGTGGAAGATATTGCCAAGCGGCTGATGGACTATGGCTTCCATGCCCCCACCATTTCTTGGCCGGTGCCGGGCACGCTGATGATTGAACCCACTGAAAGTGAAACCAAGGCGGAATTGGATCGCTTTTGTGAGGCGATGATTGCCATTCGCGCCGAAATTGCTGAAATTGAGGCCGGCGTCAGCGATCGCCAGCAAAATCCCCTGAAAAATGCCCCCCATCCCGCCCTGATGCTGGCCACAGAGCCATGGCCTTACCCCTATTCACGGCAAGTGGCCGCCTACCCCGCCCCTTGGCTGCGGGAGTACAAATTCTGGCCAGCGGTAGCCCGCATTGACAATGCCTATGGCGATCGCCACCTTCTATGTACCTGTGCAGTGCCCATGACCACTGCCGACTCTTAA
- a CDS encoding class I SAM-dependent methyltransferase: MATILRTWSYQYPWLYDTISDLAAITVGGSDRLHRLAWQDLDLPRSAVVLDLCCAHGVVTQALTQAFDQVTGLDASPKAIARARQRLPQATYVEAFAEKMPFGDATFDLVHTSMALHEMTAEQLRAIVAEVWRVLKPGGWFALIDFHRPQVPLFWPGMALFFWLFETETAWQLLQTDLAEQLRLQGFTVERQTYHLGRSLQVLHARKPCPKN; the protein is encoded by the coding sequence GTGGCAACCATTTTACGCACTTGGAGCTATCAATATCCGTGGCTCTACGACACCATTAGTGACCTCGCAGCAATAACGGTGGGGGGGAGCGATCGCCTGCATCGGTTGGCTTGGCAAGATTTGGACTTACCCCGCAGTGCCGTGGTTTTAGATCTCTGCTGTGCCCATGGCGTTGTCACTCAAGCCTTAACTCAAGCCTTTGATCAGGTCACTGGTTTAGATGCTTCCCCGAAGGCGATCGCCCGTGCTCGGCAGCGCCTGCCCCAAGCCACCTATGTGGAAGCCTTTGCGGAGAAGATGCCCTTTGGCGATGCCACCTTTGATCTGGTACACACTAGCATGGCGCTGCATGAAATGACTGCGGAACAACTGCGTGCCATTGTGGCGGAAGTGTGGCGGGTTCTCAAGCCCGGTGGCTGGTTTGCCCTGATTGATTTTCATCGTCCCCAAGTGCCCCTCTTTTGGCCGGGGATGGCTCTTTTTTTCTGGCTCTTTGAAACGGAAACCGCTTGGCAACTGCTGCAAACGGACTTAGCTGAGCAGCTACGGTTACAGGGCTTCACTGTGGAGCGGCAGACCTACCACCTCGGGCGCAGCTTGCAGGTTCTCCATGCCCGCAAACCCTGCCCAAAGAATTAA